Within the Streptomyces sp. R41 genome, the region CGGCACGCGTGCCTGGGTAAGGGTCGGGTGCGTCCGATGTCTGCACCGACATGGGCAACCGGCCCTCGGGAGCTGGTGAAGGCCTGGGACCTTGGGAGTGGGGCTTGCCCGCATCGTCCAGCAGCGGTACGCACAGGGGTAGCTGGTGCGGGTCTCGGTGAAGGCGGAACGTGCTGTGATCACTGGCGGGTTGTGATGACGCGCAAGCGGGGTCGTCCCCGCCGTGGGGCTCTTCTGGAGCCAGGAGTCGGGATGCGCGTGCGATGGAGCGGCCGGCAGGTGGCGGAGGCGTCGTTGACTCCCCGCAGTCCCGGCCGGTACGAACGTGTCCTCATGCCCAGCGACGAGAAGACGCTTGCAGCGATCGGTGCGATCGCCACGGGTGAGAGCAGTGCCCGTCTCTATGTCGCCCCCGCCCCGCCGGACCAGCCGAAGCGGCTGCACTTGTGTGTTCGCGGAGCTCCCGGCGCTGTGCGGGTCACCGGTTTCCTTGAGGCTTACCGGGATCTTCTGGTGCGGCAGACACAGGCTGCCATGCGGCGTGCCGCTACCGAATATCAAAAGGCTGGCGACGCAGAAGTCGCAGGCCGGCTGCGGAGCATGGCCGGTGCTTTGCCTGCCGCGAGACGGGCTGCGGACAAGAAGAGCAAGGGCCGCAGTGTGCGGACGGTCTCCGGTGGGCTGCCGACGCTCGGGCACCGCCACTGAACCTCGATCTGTCTGTTGTGCCCGGGCGGCGAGGCCCACGTCGGCGGCCTGCTCGCAGCGTCGCTCTCGCGCAGATGGTCAGGCCGGGCCCGCGTAGACGCCGCGTTGTCCGGGACGGGTGGTGGCGCTCAGCCGCGCACCAGCGGTGCCGGGCATCGGGGTGCGCGGTCTTCCACGCACAGGCAGAGGAGTCGGGTCCGAGCCCGGCGTTGACGATCAGCATCTCGCCCAGGCGGTTCAGCCTACGGCAGCCCGTCGGCCCGGAGAAGGAGCCGGTTCAGGGCGTCACGGGTCAGCTGTCGCTGCTCTGCGAGGACCTGTTGGACGCGTTCCTTGGCCGTCTCCACCGGGCCATGAACGCGTCCTGGCCGGCCATCAGATTACCGACGGTGCATAGCGGTCGGCATGAGAATGACCCGGCCTTTCGTCACTCACGTCAGCCACAGATGAACACCATCCGTCAGTGCCAACCACGAGGTCATTGAGCCTGCGCCACTGACGCTCAGATGACGATGCCCAACTGACGCTCCTCCGCAGACCGTCACACGACAAGAGCCGACCCCGAGTCGAGCGCTCCCTGCTGGCCGTGTACTGGGCAATCTCCGGCTACGGCCTGCGCGCCTCCCGAGCCGCGGGTGGCTGGCGCTGACGATGACCGCCACATTCTGCGCCCTACTGCCGTGGGGCCTGCCGAAGGAAGCCCCGAAGCCGGAGACCACCGGCCGCCTCACCGGCCAAGAAATCTCCCTGCGCACTGACACCCCAGCCCCTCGCAACCCGACCGGGCCGCTGAGCGAGCAGCTCAACGGCGAGCGCGCTGAGAAGGCCCTGCGGGTGGTCCTCAACTCGGTGATCTTCCGCACTTCAGGGCAGAACCTCACCACCGCCGGCACCTACATCGAGATGGCCTCCCGGTTCATCGAGCCGATTTCTCCTTGCCCTGGCCCTGCTCGCCGTCCGTGGCCGCGTCAAGCGGTAGCAGCAACACCAGCTCGGCCGGGACCTCGACCAGGGTTCCGTCGAGGCTGTGCAGCTCGCCAACCGCGGCGCCGTCGTACGGCGCGACGGCACCGTGCTGTACGCCAACGAACTCACCCCCGAGGGCAACTGGTCGCGCCATCCCGCAGCAGAGCGGCGGTGCGCGTGGAGCGGTCGCGACCGTGGACCGCTCCCGAGACCGCCGTCCTCCGCCGCGAGCTGCCCCGCACCCGAGGCGCCTCCCCCGCGGAGCAACGGCCCGCACGGATGCCTGCGCTTCGACTCCGCCGCCTACCTCCCCCTACGGCACGCAGGTAACCATCTTCGACCGCATCACCCCGGTCATGCACTACAACCGGCTGCGAGGAGCTCAGATAGGTCCCCAGATTGCTACTTCGCCGTCTGGGACGCACACAATGCGTCGCCCATCTGGGTAAACCACCCCCCAAGCCTCATATTCATCGTGCGGAGGGGCGGTCAGCTCTTCCCCTCCTTCAAAGGACATGGACAGCACTCCTGCGTCGCTGTAGCTCGCAGTTGAGATCACCGAATGGAGTAGCTCCACGATGCGTCCCGCCACTGGACCGGGGCTTTCGGGATCAAACCTCACGTGAATCCCATCAGCTCCCATGAGCGTTGCGTCCGTTTCGATGCGCATCTCGACATCTCCACTGGTGAAAAGGGTCAGCGCACTATCGAGGCAAACTCTGTCGACCGATTGCCCTCGAAGTTCCAGGTCCATGACTACCATCCAGCCGGCAACGGGTAGGTTCCGTCGGAATTCATGGGGATATGTGTTGCCGCTCTGTCCCCAGGCTTGCCATTCAGTCCAATGGGTTGACCATGCTTGTTTTCGAAGCGGACGTAGCCGTTCGGGTATCTCGACGTCGGGCTCATGATGCGAATCGACGTGGATTTACCTTGCGCGTCGGCGGGCGAGCGCCAAATCATACCCTTTCCGTTTTGGGCGGTACCTGCAGTCCATTCACCCGTGGTTCCTGCGGGACGCTGCGGAAAAATACTATTTCCTGCAGAAAGCTGCGGACCAAAATTCGGACACGCGGTGCTGTTGTGAACCAGCACCGGAATATCTCCTGCAAGCACATAATACGTGTGGAGCCCGTTAACAGTCAGGTCGTGCATGTCGGCCTGGCCAGGCCGAGCAAGCACCGCGACAATCACCGCATGGCTGGCATCTGCGGAATTCACGATGTGGCCTGGTGTCAGTCGCCCTGCTTCCTTCCACGCCTTGGCCGTATCGTCCCAGATGGGGTGGAGAGATGTCGTGTGCAGGGTCTGCAGGCGTCCGTCGCGACCGCGGATCTTCACATCGATGAGGTCACTGTCGTGATTGATGTAGGTGGCCGTTACCTCCCGGGTCCCTTCATGGCGTCCCGTGCCCGGATCGGCAGCCTCGACTTGATCCCCTGGTTCGACCTTGCCGATAGGCTTGGTTTTCCCGTCCTTCATCAGGACCGGAGTTGAATGACTGAAGCTGCATCCGGCCGCTTTGAGGACTTTACTGAACGCTGCTCCGACTTCTCCGGCGAGAAGGATGGGAACGGTCTCTGACGCTTCCTTCATCGAGTCATACGCGCCCTTGTCGACTCCGCAGAGTTCAGCGTTGTCAATGCAGTAGGTGGCAGCGATTCTCTTCGCTTTGGCGAAGTCGCCGGTTTCCTTCCATACCCGGTATGCCTCGGAACAGGCGGCTCGACCGAAGCAAGCCATGGCTGTTCTGTCGCCGTCGCCGACGGGTGCGTCCCAGTAACCTCCACCCGTGCGGTTTTGGCCGTAATAGACCCAGAGGTTGGCAAGACGATCCTCATCCATGTTCTCGGGCCGCGGCAGAAGCGACAGCATGAAGTCGCCTGTGGTGGGGTCACCATCGGTGCCATTGCCCTCCTGAAATTCGCTGGTACCGCCGTAACCGTCGCCTTTGCCGCCGGGTTCGTAGTCGCTGCCGCCCTGGTCGAGGTGTCTTGTCAGGCCGGTGGGGTCGGAGTAGTTGATGGGGTCGTTGCCGCTGTAGCTGTAGGCGGAGAGGTTCTGCGGGTCATAAGGGGCGCTGAGGGGATCGGGGCTGAGGAAGCGGCCCAGATGCGGGTCGTAGGCGCGGGCGCCGAGGAGGGAGAGGCCCGTGCTGGTGTCTTCGGTTTTGCCGAGGAATCCGTTGTTGGTGCCGGTGGGCAGGGCGCCGCTGCGGTCGTCTCCGAAGGGGGTATAGCGACGGCGGGTGGCGGTGCCGCTGGTGGCGTCGACCGTGAGCTGTGTGGAGGCCTGGTTGTCGGCCATCAGGTAGGTGACTTTGCCGCCGGAGGTGGTGTTGCCCATGGTGGTGCGCATGGCAACGGTGGATCCGCCGCTGCTGTAGTACCGGGTTGCACTGACTTTGATGCCGTCGTTGCGCAGTTCCATGCCGCCGATGTAGGCGACGGTTTCCTGCGGGGTGGTGCGGACGGCGAGGTTGCCGTCGGCGTCGTATACGTAGCGGGTCAGGTCGCTGCCGGACGCCTTGGTGGTCTTGACGGTGGAGAGTTGGCCCTGCTTGGTCCAGGTGTAGTCGGTGGTGGTGCTGGGTTCGACGCGCTTGAGCATCGTCCCGTCGGCGTCGTAGGTGATGGTGTCCGTACTGGTGGTGGCGCCGGCGGTGATGTGGTTGATCTTGCGGACGCCGTGCGGCCAGTCAGCGTTGGCGGTCGTCCAGGTGCCCGAGTCGTTGTATCCGGGGTAGAGGTAGTCGCGGTTGGTGGCCTTGCCGGCCTGGTCGGTGTCGGTGACGGACTGGAGGTTGCCCAGGCGGTCGTAGGTGTACGCGGTCTGGTAGGGGGCTTCGCCGGTGAAGTCGGAGTTGTTGCCCAGGGGGCACGTGCCCGCCCCTGCACGGGTGTAGGCGTTGGTCAGTCGCGCCTGGTCGTCGTAGCGGAAGCACTGCGCCTGCTCGGCCTGACCGCTTGCCTGTTCAAGCAGTTGGGTGATCTTCCCGTCGAAGTCGTAGCTGTAGGTGTCCTTCTGGGACTCGGTGATGAGCCGGTCGACGGTGGTGGTCGTGGAGATGCCCTGCAGCCAGCGGGTGCCGTTGTCGTCGAAGTAGCTGTACGAGCGCTGGGCCGTAACACTGCCGGCCCCGATGGTCGGCATGCCGTATAGACGGTCGGTCAGACGGCTGTACGCGTCGTAGACCGTCGTCTTGACGTAGGTCTGCTGGTCGGAGGTGAGGCTGCGGGGCTGTCCGTAGGAGTTGTATCCGGTGGTGACGGTTTCTTGGGCCAGGCCGCCGGCCGCGGGGTAGTTCACCGAGGTGACGTGGTCGGCGGCGTCGTAGGTGAAGCCCGTGGTGTAGTCGCCGGCCAGGCCGGTGACGTTGGCCGGGATGGTGACGGTCGTGCTCTCCGGGCGGCCGCGGTCGTCGAAGCTGTTGACCTTGGTGGTGTAGGTGTTGCCGCTTGTGTCCCGGCTGATGGCCGAGGTGATCTGGCCCTTGCCGCCGGGGGTGGACTGGCCGTCCCACACCCATGCGGCCAGTTCATCGGCCCCGCTGGTCACGGACGTCTTGCGGCCCAGGCTGTCGTAGCCGTAGGTGAGGACGGTCTTCCCGTTGTTGCTGGTGGTCTTGCTGATCTGTCCGTTGGCGTCGTATTCCGTGGTCGACGATCCGGCGTCCGGGTCGTCGACCACGGTGCGCTGGCCGGCCCAGTTGTAGGTGTAGATGGTGTTGTTGCCGCGCGGGTCGCTGATCTGCTTGAGCTGGCCCGTGCTGGTGTAGGTGTACTGGGTGGTGTAGGCGGAACTGCCGTTGTGCTCGACGACCTTCGAGGTCTGCCCGTACACGTCGGTGTAGGTGTCCGTGGCTCCGCTCGTCGTCGGGGTGACGGTGGTGTAGTCACCGTGGTACGACGCCAGCGCACGACCGTACAGCTGAGGCGAGGCAGAGGTTCCGTCACCGACGAGAATCTGCGACTCGGTGGTGCGGCTGGCCCAGTCCAGGGTCAGGTCGGTGTAGGAGGGAAGGTCCTTCACCTCGGGGCTGGAGGGTCCGCCGGAGCCTGCTGTGCCTTGGTTGCGGAAGACGGCGGAGGTGCCGGTGACGTTGCCTGCCGTGTCGTAACGGGTGACGGCCACCTGCCGGTTGGGTACCTCCTCGCCCGTCGACGGGTCGATGCCGTAGGGGATCGGAGTCTGTGTCTCCCGGGCGCGGCCCAGACCGTCGGCGTAGGTGTACATGGACAGATAGGTGGTCCCGGACTGCAGGGTCTGGGTGCCCACGCGGGGGTAGCCGTCGACCGAGTCCGGCACCCCGCCGATGGGGGAGGTGGGGATGCTGTAGCTGAACTTCGCCGACGGCGAGGTTCCGGTCTCGGTGGGCTTCCACACCTCGAGGGTGCGGCCTGCGGCATCCAGAGTGGTCTTGGTGATTTTCCCGTTGGGGTCCTTGCTCTGGTAGGCCACACCCCAGAAGCGGGACAGCCACACCGTGGAGGTCAGGGGACCGCGGTAGGCGGCCGGACCGTCGGGGTCGGGGGTCGTGGTGGTGATGCCGTCTACCGGCCAGGAGTTGTCCGGGCTGTAGGTGATGGTGGTGCGGTTCGCCTTGCCGTCTTCGGTCCACACCGTCCGGCCGGCGTTGTCGTAGCCGTGCTTCACCCGCAGGAAGTCGGTCGATCCTGACGAGGCGTAGGTGCGCAGCTCGGTCGGGTTGCCGTCGACGGGATTGTTGGCGCCCACCGAGGCGGCGTTGTCGTAGAAGGTGACGGTGTAGCCGTCCTGGTTGTCGGCGCCCCGGCCGTCGCATCCGGAGCCGTCCGTGCTGTAGTGCCGCGTTTCGTCGATGAGGACAGTCCACCGCTTGACGTTGCTGCCGTCGTATGGGTCGTCGTTGTAGGCGCGGCCGAAGGTGGTGCAGCGGTTGTCCGAGACGCCCTTCTCGCCCTGGTCGTCGACGCGCATGGGCAGCCCGTACTTGTTTGCGGTGTCGTTGTCGTCGAATTCGTTCTGGACGACGTGTTCACGCCAGCCGGTGGAGACTTTGGTGAAGGTGGTGGATTCCTTCTCGCGGACGAAGCGGGCGTCGGGCAACCCGGTGTAGGTCGCGGTGGGGTGAACCCAGTACTGGTGGAACACCCGTTCGTGCGAGTCGCCGGTGTCGTCCCGCTTCGACGTTTCGATCGTCTTGCCCTGCAGCCACGGCGAGTCGGTGTATGAGGTGCCCTCACCGTCGGTGACGCTGACCGAGCGGGTCTTCGAGGGATCGGCCTTGTCGGTGCGGTCGGCGTCCAGGCCGCGGTAGAGCCAGTGGAAGGTGGAGTGCTTGACGGTGCCGGTGCCGGTGGTGACTTCGACGCGCTGGTAGCCGCGCCAGTCCGACCAGGTCTCGTCGTCGTCCGCGGTGAGGGGGTCGTTGGTGAAGCGCCAGCCGGCCCCGCCCTGGTAGTCGTAGGTGGTCGTCATCTCCGGGGCGCCGTCCTGGTTGCTGGTCACCGTCGGGTCGACGGTGACCTTGGTGACCAGGAATTTTTTGAACCAGCCGGTGGTGGAGTCGGTCGCCCCTTCGGGGGTCCATTTCTGCCAGTAGCAGTCCTGGGTGTTCGACGACTGGGTGGGGTAGTTGTCCGAGCTGCACGCGTTGGGTGAGCCGTAGGAGACCGTGGTGGTCGCTCCGAGGTCCCCGTGGATCGTCTCAATGCGGCGGAAGTTCAGCTCCTTCTCGCCTACTTGGTTGTCCAGGTCGATGCCGTTGAAGTTGATGACCGGCAGGATGATGTCTTCGCCCGACTTGTACGTCTCGCGCTGCACGTAGTCCAGCCACAGCGTCTTGCCGACCGAGCCGTCCGGGTTGGGCAGCCCGTGCTTGGTCTGGTACTGCTGCACCAGGTCCCAGCCGGCGGCCGACGTGTCCAGCACGTAGGTCTTGATGTCCCACAGCATGTCCTTGGTGAAGAACGTGGGGTAGTACGTCTTGCCCGCACAGTAGTAATCCGCCGACGAGCCGTCACACAACAAGTCGACCGGCACATCCGGATACGACGACGGCGTGGAGGAGATCGATGGGCAAGGTTTCGGCTCGCTGCGCAGCGGGTCCGCGTCAGACATCCGCTCCACGCACCGGCCCACATGGGACAGGACGACCCTGCCGGTCGGCTTGGAGCCGGCGATCTGCGTCGGCCACCCGTACTGGATCTCGGTCAGGTAGCCGCCCGCGGTGTACGAGCGGGCCTTGTCGGTGTTGGCGACCGACCGGTAGTAGTTGGTGTCCTTGTCGTAGAAGTAGACCGACTCGACCTCGTTGGCATCCACGGTGCGGTCCAGGTTCCACCGCCAGGCCTGCGTGCACGGCTCGGGGAACTGGTCGTGGCACGGCTCGCCCTGGTCGTTTCCGACCACGGGTTCGGTGAAGACGGAGGCTGTCGCGCTGCTGGTGCGCTCGGAGCGGCCCCAGCCGAAGTAGTAGCGCTTCCCGTCCTGGGTGGAGATCACCCAGTACTCGTCGTCCGCGCCGTGCCCGCCCGTCAGGTGCTGCACTCGCCAGCCCGGGTCGTCCTGCACGTGGTAGGAGCCGGTGCCGGTGTTGTCCTGGACGAGCTGCGAGCTGACGCCGTTGAGGCTGATGACGTAGACCGCGCCGTCCGGCTCCTCGGCCGTGTTCGGCGAGTCCCAGCACATGTCGCCGATCGTCTTCAGACCGTCCTGGCTGCAGTTGCGGTAGCGCCGCTCGATGAAACCGACACCCAGGTCCCAGCCCATACCGACCCAGGAGGCCTGGTTGTTGGTGGCCGAGGTGCGGCCGTCCACCGACTGCGAGTTGTACGTCATCGCCAGCGACGGGGCCGACCCCATCGCCGGCCTGGGCAGCTGCACCGGCAGGCTGTAGGTGAACGCGCCGGAGCCGGTCGCCACGTCCCAGGACCCGCTCGGTGACAGTGCCGAGGCCCGGTAGTCACCCTGGTCCGAGGACGAGCCGGTGGTCACCGCGTAGACGCTCGCACCCGCACCACTGGTCAACTGCGAGGACAGCCCGCTGTCGTCCGGCTCGGCCACCACCGTTGCGGTCAGCGTGCCCGCGGTGGTGTCGTTGTCCACCGGCACGAATTCACGGCTCGTGCAGCCCTCGGCATCGGGGGTCTCCAACGCACAGGCGGGAAGCTTCACGAGCCGCAGCCGGGAAGCGAACTCGCCGCCGTAGGCGTACTTGAAGCCGGAGTAGTCGATGCTGACCTGCACCTGCCCTGGCGTGGCCACCCCGTCGGAGCGAGTGACCTGCAGACCGAGCCCGACCCCTCCCGCCGGCGCGACGTCGGCACGGTCCAGCACCCGCACATCGACCTGATCGGGAGACACCGGGTCATCCGCAGGCTCAGCCGATGCCGAAGGAGAATCCGAGGGCTCGGGTGAGGAGGTCACGCTCGTCTCGGGCGTGGGTGACGTGGCCGCCTCGGGGCTGTCCGAAGGGCCGGGGCCCGTGGACGGTGACGCGTCGTCGTCCGTGAGCCGTGCCGAGGCCAGTTGGGCAACAGCCCCATCTTCTTCGGGCAGAGGAGCCACCTCGACCACGTCACCGACCGCAGTGACGTCTTGGTCCTGCGACTGCGACGCGGACGCGCTCGGCGTCACCGCCCCCGCATCACCAGGCGCCACCTGCGACAGGTCCACCGTCGCCTCGGCCGCACTCGGCCAGTTGGGCGCGGGCAGCGCCTTGCCCACTTCCTCCGCCTGCTGCGCGGGCACCCTACCCAGCGACTGGGAGGGCACGATCGGTGTCGAGTCCTCCGCAGCGGCCGCCTCGGGCGGCGACACCACCGACATCGTCGACAGCAAGCCGGCCATCAAAGCACCGGCTAGCCCAACTGACAGCAAACGCGCACGCCTTACGGCCACTCGACCCCCCACGCATGCCACCTGCATCACACGCAAGGGCAGTCCAATGAATCAACTGCCGTCATCCGGGCACGCCGAACGTGCTCACCAGCACGACGGGATCGGCCTGACCCGGAATTTGATCAGTGAAGCGGGACAGTAGTTCCTGTGAACAGGGCGTGAATAGAGGGTTCGTTCGCAGGTTCCATCCTGGAGCTGTGACGTTCTCCACACACAGATGACCTGCCAAGCAGGTGCCTGACCTGCACTTCAAGCAACATTGTCCTGATTCGAGCTTTTGCGTGGCCGCAGCGAAGGGCCGCATCCGGCCGCATCAAGCACAGCGCAGCCCCGCCGCGGAGGGAATTTCCCGCGAGCGAGGCTGAGTTCTCTCCGGCATCTAGCTCGGCAGCAGCACGGTGAACGACGGTCTCCCCGAGGCGTCGAAGTAGGTCACCGTCCCGCCCCTGCGGACGACGTCGAGGACGACACTGCCCGTCACGGACTGGCCCGGCGCATACTGCCTGTCGATGTCCCCTCCCCCGACGGACTCCCGCGTCGTGCAGTCCCGCTCGCCTACCCCGTCCTGGCACCTCATCGCGCCATACGGGCTGAAACGCCCGGTCTCGTTCCCGACGTTCTTGATCGTGAGGGTGAGGACGACGTACTGCCCGCGCTTCGACCCGTGCGATGTGCCGAGCTCCGCCGCCGACAGATACTTGGCCGACTGCACCCTGACGCGCATCTTCGTCGACACCGATTCGTCAGACCCGTCCACGGCCGTATACGGGCCGACCGTTCCGACCATCAGCAACGGGGCAAGCGCCGACGAGGACGGCTCCTCCGACGGCTCCGAGACAGACTCCACATCAGCCTGCGCAGACACCGACGGCTTCGCAGCCCCCTCATCCGAGGGACTCTCTCCCGAACACCCCACCGCGAAAGCGGACAGGACCACAGCCGGCACAACGGCACGGCGAACACAAGCGCGCACAGCGCATCCCCCCCATGAACAGCGGCCCTCCCTGGCCGCAGGAGCCGTAAGAGTAGGCCACGCACCGCGTGCACCTGCGAGGTGTGTCCCCTTCCCCGTGCGCGCAGCAGCGGCCGCGTCCTGGGCGCACCGGGCAGACACCACCGACGGGCCGCCTTCGGGCCGCTGCCAGGCGACCTTACGAAGGGCACGAATCACAGGGCGTGCAGTGGCCGCCTGGGCCGTGTCGACGACCGGTGATCATGTTGGGCACCGGCCACGGTCTAAAAGTCCTGCGATTCCCGTACGCCGAGCCGCCCTGCATCCACATCGTCAGCGGCCGACGGGTCGGTCGAACGGTCCCCGTGGAAAACCTCGTCACGTGCGTTGAGCAGGCGTGACACCCCCTCCACGCGAACCCGGTTGGAATCTGGCTTCTCAAGTGGCGGGCCGTGGAAGGCCTCGCCCCGTCAAGCGGGCGCGCGGAGTGGTGGGATCCGCCGCCTGCAAGGGATGCGCGGGAGCATGAGGGTGGATGGCGTCCCGCCAAGTGGTGTAGCGGGGCATGGCCCTTCTTGGGTGGACGTGGCTATCTGAAGGCGCCGTCAGGTGAACGCGGCTGCTGGCAGCTCTGCCTCCGTCTCCTCCCAGGGGAGGTCGATGCCGAGCTCGCCCTCCAGGAACCGCAGGAACGCGACGTCGCCCATCTCGTTACCGCTGTGAACGAAGCCAAGCGCCACTTCGGCTGGTTCGCCGTTCGTAAGGTGCGGCTGGCCGGGCTCGAAGGACGTCACCGGCTCCCCGCCGTTTCTTTTGGCGTAGCTGGGCTGTTGGTGCTACTCATCAGCCCAGCCGGCGGTGTTCGAGTAGGACTCGTAGGAGTAGCGGGTGCTGCGATCCCACTCTTCACCGGTGATTCGACTGTATGCCTCGTCTGGCACGTAGAGCAGGCTCTCTGCCCAGATGAGGTCTTGGGCGTAGGGAGTAAACAGCTGCGGATCGCGGAGCACTGCTTCGTAGGCTTCGCGGCTGGCGGCCACAACGGCTGCGCGGGTGTAGAGGAAGCTGTCGCTCGACAGGTCGTGCCCGTACTCCTTGCGATCCAGTCGGTAGAGCGCCCATGACAGCTGCTCGGCGAACCCGATGACCGTCGCAAGCGGTCCAGCGGAGAGACGGTTTGTCAGTGCCATGGCCAGTTGTTCGGCGTCCGGGTCGGGCGTGGACGGTGTGCAGTCGTCGATGAGCTGCCAGAAGGCGTTCTCGTTCATGCGCAGAGCATGATGGAGGGCTCTGACAGCGGCTGCCCACGGCCCCACCGTCTGTGCCCTACCCCACCAGACGACGGTGGGAGATGAGGGCTGTGGAGATGGCGACGAAGGCGAGGAAGTGTTCAGCTTTGCGCTTATAGCGTCGCCTGCCGGCAGAACGGGGACAGAGGGTGGACTGAAGCCGCGTGCTGTCGCACAGACCGCCGGGCATTCTACGATCCGGCGCATGATGGACCCCGAGGTGCCACGTCCGATCCTGTCGACCGAGGCAAGTACGGCTCGAAGATCCACCTGATCACGGAAAGAACCGCAGATTGGGTGACCCGCACGTCCGTCCGCACTTACTGATCGTTTCAGAATGAGTTCCGGAGGCGGCGAAGGCATATGAGGCTGCAGGTCAATTCGAGCAGACCTTGGTGGAGATCGGCGCGTCGTTCGTAGCGGGTCCGGAGCCGGCGACGTCGCGTCGGTCGATCAAGGGTTTGATGCCGCGTTTCCTCGATGCTTGACGCCTTCGACGCATTGCCTGAGCCGTTTTAGAGATCATCTCAATTGGTGAGTCTGCGGTAGCAGATGAGGGTGCAGGCGATGCTGGTGAAGGCCAGGAAGTGGATGGCCTGCCGCTCGTAGCGACGGTGGAGACGTCGGCAGCCGGCGAGCCAGGCCATGGTGCGTTCGATGGTCCACCGGTGGCGCCCCAGCTTCTGTGACGTCTCAACTCCCTTGCGGGCGATGCGTGGTGTTATGTGGCGTAGGCGGAGCCATTGCCGCAGGTGACGGTTGTCGTAGGCTTTGTCGGCGTGAAGCTTGGCGGGGCGCCGACGGCGTGGACCGCGCCGGGATCTGATCGGTGGGATGCCGCGCACGAGCGGTTCGAGGGCCTGGCTGTCATGAAGGTTGGC harbors:
- a CDS encoding DUF4240 domain-containing protein gives rise to the protein MNENAFWQLIDDCTPSTPDPDAEQLAMALTNRLSAGPLATVIGFAEQLSWALYRLDRKEYGHDLSSDSFLYTRAAVVAASREAYEAVLRDPQLFTPYAQDLIWAESLLYVPDEAYSRITGEEWDRSTRYSYESYSNTAGWADE
- a CDS encoding DUF6188 family protein; the protein is MVVMDLELRGQSVDRVCLDSALTLFTSGDVEMRIETDATLMGADGIHVRFDPESPGPVAGRIVELLHSVISTASYSDAGVLSMSFEGGEELTAPPHDEYEAWGVVYPDGRRIVCVPDGEVAIWGPI
- a CDS encoding RHS repeat-associated core domain-containing protein; amino-acid sequence: MAGLLSTMSVVSPPEAAAAEDSTPIVPSQSLGRVPAQQAEEVGKALPAPNWPSAAEATVDLSQVAPGDAGAVTPSASASQSQDQDVTAVGDVVEVAPLPEEDGAVAQLASARLTDDDASPSTGPGPSDSPEAATSPTPETSVTSSPEPSDSPSASAEPADDPVSPDQVDVRVLDRADVAPAGGVGLGLQVTRSDGVATPGQVQVSIDYSGFKYAYGGEFASRLRLVKLPACALETPDAEGCTSREFVPVDNDTTAGTLTATVVAEPDDSGLSSQLTSGAGASVYAVTTGSSSDQGDYRASALSPSGSWDVATGSGAFTYSLPVQLPRPAMGSAPSLAMTYNSQSVDGRTSATNNQASWVGMGWDLGVGFIERRYRNCSQDGLKTIGDMCWDSPNTAEEPDGAVYVISLNGVSSQLVQDNTGTGSYHVQDDPGWRVQHLTGGHGADDEYWVISTQDGKRYYFGWGRSERTSSATASVFTEPVVGNDQGEPCHDQFPEPCTQAWRWNLDRTVDANEVESVYFYDKDTNYYRSVANTDKARSYTAGGYLTEIQYGWPTQIAGSKPTGRVVLSHVGRCVERMSDADPLRSEPKPCPSISSTPSSYPDVPVDLLCDGSSADYYCAGKTYYPTFFTKDMLWDIKTYVLDTSAAGWDLVQQYQTKHGLPNPDGSVGKTLWLDYVQRETYKSGEDIILPVINFNGIDLDNQVGEKELNFRRIETIHGDLGATTTVSYGSPNACSSDNYPTQSSNTQDCYWQKWTPEGATDSTTGWFKKFLVTKVTVDPTVTSNQDGAPEMTTTYDYQGGAGWRFTNDPLTADDDETWSDWRGYQRVEVTTGTGTVKHSTFHWLYRGLDADRTDKADPSKTRSVSVTDGEGTSYTDSPWLQGKTIETSKRDDTGDSHERVFHQYWVHPTATYTGLPDARFVREKESTTFTKVSTGWREHVVQNEFDDNDTANKYGLPMRVDDQGEKGVSDNRCTTFGRAYNDDPYDGSNVKRWTVLIDETRHYSTDGSGCDGRGADNQDGYTVTFYDNAASVGANNPVDGNPTELRTYASSGSTDFLRVKHGYDNAGRTVWTEDGKANRTTITYSPDNSWPVDGITTTTPDPDGPAAYRGPLTSTVWLSRFWGVAYQSKDPNGKITKTTLDAAGRTLEVWKPTETGTSPSAKFSYSIPTSPIGGVPDSVDGYPRVGTQTLQSGTTYLSMYTYADGLGRARETQTPIPYGIDPSTGEEVPNRQVAVTRYDTAGNVTGTSAVFRNQGTAGSGGPSSPEVKDLPSYTDLTLDWASRTTESQILVGDGTSASPQLYGRALASYHGDYTTVTPTTSGATDTYTDVYGQTSKVVEHNGSSAYTTQYTYTSTGQLKQISDPRGNNTIYTYNWAGQRTVVDDPDAGSSTTEYDANGQISKTTSNNGKTVLTYGYDSLGRKTSVTSGADELAAWVWDGQSTPGGKGQITSAISRDTSGNTYTTKVNSFDDRGRPESTTVTIPANVTGLAGDYTTGFTYDAADHVTSVNYPAAGGLAQETVTTGYNSYGQPRSLTSDQQTYVKTTVYDAYSRLTDRLYGMPTIGAGSVTAQRSYSYFDDNGTRWLQGISTTTTVDRLITESQKDTYSYDFDGKITQLLEQASGQAEQAQCFRYDDQARLTNAYTRAGAGTCPLGNNSDFTGEAPYQTAYTYDRLGNLQSVTDTDQAGKATNRDYLYPGYNDSGTWTTANADWPHGVRKINHITAGATTSTDTITYDADGTMLKRVEPSTTTDYTWTKQGQLSTVKTTKASGSDLTRYVYDADGNLAVRTTPQETVAYIGGMELRNDGIKVSATRYYSSGGSTVAMRTTMGNTTSGGKVTYLMADNQASTQLTVDATSGTATRRRYTPFGDDRSGALPTGTNNGFLGKTEDTSTGLSLLGARAYDPHLGRFLSPDPLSAPYDPQNLSAYSYSGNDPINYSDPTGLTRHLDQGGSDYEPGGKGDGYGGTSEFQEGNGTDGDPTTGDFMLSLLPRPENMDEDRLANLWVYYGQNRTGGGYWDAPVGDGDRTAMACFGRAACSEAYRVWKETGDFAKAKRIAATYCIDNAELCGVDKGAYDSMKEASETVPILLAGEVGAAFSKVLKAAGCSFSHSTPVLMKDGKTKPIGKVEPGDQVEAADPGTGRHEGTREVTATYINHDSDLIDVKIRGRDGRLQTLHTTSLHPIWDDTAKAWKEAGRLTPGHIVNSADASHAVIVAVLARPGQADMHDLTVNGLHTYYVLAGDIPVLVHNSTACPNFGPQLSAGNSIFPQRPAGTTGEWTAGTAQNGKGMIWRSPADAQGKSTSIRIMSPTSRYPNGYVRFENKHGQPIGLNGKPGDRAATHIPMNSDGTYPLPAGW
- a CDS encoding DUF4352 domain-containing protein, which gives rise to MESVSEPSEEPSSSALAPLLMVGTVGPYTAVDGSDESVSTKMRVRVQSAKYLSAAELGTSHGSKRGQYVVLTLTIKNVGNETGRFSPYGAMRCQDGVGERDCTTRESVGGGDIDRQYAPGQSVTGSVVLDVVRRGGTVTYFDASGRPSFTVLLPS